TGGGCCGGGAGGCTGCGTATCATGACCGATGGATCAATTTCGATTGACACCGGAACGGACGAACTACTCTGCTCGGTCCGAGATCGCGTTGCCATTATCACGCTGAACCGGCCCGAAGCGCGGAATTCACTATCGGACCATTTGACGCCGGCGCTGCGCCGGATGATCAGGCAGACTGGCAGCGATCCTGATGTCGGCGCTCTGCTGATCACCGGCGCCGGCACCGCGTTTTGCTCCGGCGGTGATGTCAAGGGTATGGGCACAAAGTCGTCCACGAGGCCCATGGCCTATGGAGACAAGGTCGTACGCCTGATGGAAGGGCAGCGGACGCTGACCGGGGCGCTTGTTTCTCTCCGCAAGCCAACGATCGCGGCGCTTCCGGGGCCGGCCGCCGGCGCCGGCCTTGCCATCGCGCTTGCTTGCGATATCCGGATTGCCTCCGAATCTGCCTTAATGACTACTGGTTATGCCAAGATTGCATTGACCGGAGACTACGGAATTTCCTGGCTGCTGACCCGGTTGGCCGGAACGGCGCGCGCGCGAGAGCTGATGTATTTGTCAGAACGGATCGATGCCCGCCGCTGCGAGGCGTTGGGCCTTGTCAACCGTGTAGTACCCGATGCAGATCTGCTAAGCGAAGCGTTTGTCATCGCAAGAACACTCGCGAATGGTCCGGCCCATGCGTATGCAGCGATCAAAGACAATCTCGATCTGGCGCTGTCGACAGATTTTGTGACATCGCTGGACCATGAAGCCAAAAACATGGTCATGGCGGCGGAGACTGCACAGCATGCTGAAGCCGTAAAGGCGTTCATCGAGAAGCGCGCGCCTGATTTTCGAGGCATTCCATGAAGACAGCAATTGTCATCGGAGTGGGCCCAGAGCGGGGACTGGGGGCCCAGTTGTGCAAGAGATTCGCCGCTGAAGGTTTGAGGGTGATAGTCGCCGGCCGTACGAAACTCGCGCTCGAGACGATCGCAAATGACATTACCTCATCGGGCGGACAGGCTCTCCCGATAGTGGCGGATGCGACGAACGAAGCCGATGTAGTCGCAATGTTCGACAGAGCCGGCGATGAACTCGATCTGGCGATCTATAATGCGGGCAACAACACACCCGGGCGTATTCTGGAGATGGAAGCGGGGTACTTCGAGCAAAGCTGGCGTGTCGTCTGCTTCGGTGGGTTCCTGTTTGGCCGCGAGGCCGTTCGCCGCATGCTGCCGAACAAGGCCGGCACGCTTTTGTTTACCGGCGCCAGTGCTTCGCTGCGCGGAAAAGCGGGGTATGGCGCGTTCAATTCGGCGAAAGCTGGCTTGCGGATTCTCGCGCAGGCCATGGCAAAGGAATATGCCAGCGAAGGGATCCATGTAGGGCACGTCGTTGTCGACGGAGCCATCGCCGGTGACAAGATCTTCAAGCGCATACCCGACGCAGCCCAGCGGGAGAACAGCCTGGTCAGTATCGAGGGCATAGTCGACGCATTTGCGTTCCTCTACCGGCAATCACTGCGAGCATGGTCGTTTGAAGTTGATGTCCGTACCTCCCAGGAAAGGTGGTGATCGCCGTCAAGCCGGTGCCTCATTCATGGGAGGCGGGCCCGTGGCCACCTGAAATTTCTCAGCGTCATGACGTGCAATTGCAAGCCGTGGCCTATGCTCCGCTTCACGGTGCAGGAAGGTGATGGACTACGAACTGGCGTTCGGATTCGTCACTAAGCGTAAAGGCGCGAACATGGCTGCGAAGGCGCGCGATCACATATTTGGCTACACGATTTTCAATGGTTTTTCCGCGCGAGATGCCCAGCTCATAGAGATGGCAGGCCGGCTCGGGCCGGCCAAGGGTAAAAGCTTTGATGGGGGCAATGTGTTGGGGACCCTGGATCGTCACGCATGACGAAATTGACGACTCCTACAAACTCAGGATGGAAGCTCGCGTGAACTGAGAACTTCGTTCTCAAGGTACCAGCGAAGGCGTGCTTTTCTCATTCGAGGAAATCATTGCACACGTCACCCTGGATGAGACGTTGATGCCCGGCGAGTTCATCGAGTCTGACACGGTTGGCAATGGCTGCGGCCTCGAACTCGGTGGTACCTCGAGCATGGAGAGGGCATTGAGCTCGAAGTCGAGAAGATCGGCATCCTGAAGAACCGCGTGGAACGCCGGACTGGTTGATATCGATGACGACTTGCAAAACGCAAGTCATCATGTATTGTGCCTGCAAGAGCCGGAGTGTGCATCTGCAGGTGAGGGGCCGGAAAACAGGAGGCAACTTTGTCCGAGGAAGCGATGGTTGCGCGCGAGGAGCGTGGCAATATCTCCGTTTTGACGATGGTTTACCGGCCGTACAATCTGCTCGGCCCGAAGCTCATCAACGCTATCGTGGAGCAGGTGGAAGCATCGCGAAAGGCGGGTAGCCGTGCCATCGTGATCCGGAGCGGATTGCGCCACTTTTCTGCCGGCGCCGACCTGGACATCTTTGACAAGCGCGTAGCGGAGGGCACATCTGATCAGAGCGGTGAAAATCGGCTGCTGAGCGGGGTCGAGTTCCTCCGCTTCATGGAATTATTGCCGATTCCGTTGATCGCCAGCGTTCATGGCGTTTGCCTCGGCGGCGGGCTCGAGCTCGCGCTGTCATGCGACTATGTCATCGCAGCTTCGTCAGCAAAGATCGGCTCGGTCGAGGCGACGCTTGGGTTGCATCCGCTACTTGGCGGAATCCAGCGGCAAGTTCAGCGGATCGGGGCACAGCGAGCCAAAGAGATGTCGATGTTGGCACGGCGCTACGATGCGCCGACATTGGAGAAGTGGGGCCTGATTAATCTTACCGTGCCCGAGGAATCCTTGGAAAAGGCGACGATGTCTATCGCGGAGGAGTTCGCGCAGGGGCCGACGGTAGCGCACGCGGCGACCAAGGAGCTAGTGCATATTGCGGTCAACGACGGTGTGGTGGCGGCAGACGAGGCGATGGCAAGAGTGCAGGCGCCGATCTGGGCATCGGAAGATCTGAAAACCGGTCTTGCGTCATTCCGCAAGAACGGCCCGGGTCTCGCCAAGTTCGCGGGGCGCTGACATGGGCGGTCCTCTCAACGGAATCCGTGTCGTCGACTTCTCCCGTGTGTTGGCAGGCCCCTTATGCGCGCGAACCTTGCAGGATCTCGGTGCCGAGGTCATCAAGGTGGAGCCGCCAAGCCCGGACGTCTCACGCTTCGCCTTTCCCTCAACCGACGGGATGTCGGGCTATTACGCGCAGCAGAAC
This region of Bradyrhizobium sp. SZCCHNS1050 genomic DNA includes:
- a CDS encoding enoyl-CoA hydratase/isomerase family protein; amino-acid sequence: MSEEAMVAREERGNISVLTMVYRPYNLLGPKLINAIVEQVEASRKAGSRAIVIRSGLRHFSAGADLDIFDKRVAEGTSDQSGENRLLSGVEFLRFMELLPIPLIASVHGVCLGGGLELALSCDYVIAASSAKIGSVEATLGLHPLLGGIQRQVQRIGAQRAKEMSMLARRYDAPTLEKWGLINLTVPEESLEKATMSIAEEFAQGPTVAHAATKELVHIAVNDGVVAADEAMARVQAPIWASEDLKTGLASFRKNGPGLAKFAGR
- a CDS encoding enoyl-CoA hydratase-related protein — its product is MTDGSISIDTGTDELLCSVRDRVAIITLNRPEARNSLSDHLTPALRRMIRQTGSDPDVGALLITGAGTAFCSGGDVKGMGTKSSTRPMAYGDKVVRLMEGQRTLTGALVSLRKPTIAALPGPAAGAGLAIALACDIRIASESALMTTGYAKIALTGDYGISWLLTRLAGTARARELMYLSERIDARRCEALGLVNRVVPDADLLSEAFVIARTLANGPAHAYAAIKDNLDLALSTDFVTSLDHEAKNMVMAAETAQHAEAVKAFIEKRAPDFRGIP
- a CDS encoding SDR family NAD(P)-dependent oxidoreductase, giving the protein MKTAIVIGVGPERGLGAQLCKRFAAEGLRVIVAGRTKLALETIANDITSSGGQALPIVADATNEADVVAMFDRAGDELDLAIYNAGNNTPGRILEMEAGYFEQSWRVVCFGGFLFGREAVRRMLPNKAGTLLFTGASASLRGKAGYGAFNSAKAGLRILAQAMAKEYASEGIHVGHVVVDGAIAGDKIFKRIPDAAQRENSLVSIEGIVDAFAFLYRQSLRAWSFEVDVRTSQERW